Proteins encoded by one window of Bradyrhizobium sp. B097:
- the ligA gene encoding NAD-dependent DNA ligase LigA: protein MATKTKKALVDVDKLTKAQAKVEHMRLSLEIEAHNERYYQKDAPTVSDAAYDALRQRLEAIEARFPDLVTKDSPTQTVGAAPARGFAKVQHVVPMLSLGNAFSDEDVTEFVERIRRFLKLDADHIPALVAEPKIDGLSLSLRYENGELVRAATRGDGFTGEDVTANVRTIKDIPHTLKGRNVPAACEMRGEVYMLKKDFLELNKKQAAADDTVFANPRNSAAGSLRQKDVSITASRPLKFFAYTWGEMSEPPADTQHGMLEWMDRAGFVVNPLITLCKSVDDVLKFYNKIGEERASLGYDIDGVVYKVDRLDWQERLGFVSRSPRWAIAHKFAAEQATTILKGIDIQVGRTGAMTPVARLEPVTVGGVVVSNATLHNEDYIKGIGNDGNPIRDGVDLRIDDTVVVQRAGDVIPQVVNVVLDKRPKSAKPYKFPDTCPVCGSHAIREEGEAVRRCTGALICPAQAVERLKHFVSRLAFDIDGLGEKQIQEFYEDGLVMSPVDIFTLRERDQRSTSKLMEREGYGETSVRNLFDAIDARRNIDLHRLIFALGIRHVGEGNAKLLARHYHTIENFREAMLAAAKGSTDEENTTEAYQDLNDIDGIGEIVADAVVEFFAEPRNVKALGELLQQIEVKPAEQPRKSSPVSDKTVVFTGSLTKFTRDEAKAMAERLGAKVAGSVSKKTDYVVAGEEAGSKLTKARELGVAVLTEDEWLKLIEE from the coding sequence ATGGCCACCAAGACGAAGAAAGCGCTGGTCGACGTCGACAAGCTCACCAAGGCCCAGGCCAAGGTCGAGCACATGCGGCTTTCACTCGAGATCGAGGCGCACAACGAGCGCTACTACCAGAAGGACGCGCCAACCGTATCGGACGCGGCCTACGACGCGTTGCGGCAGCGCCTGGAAGCAATCGAGGCCAGGTTTCCCGATCTCGTCACCAAGGACTCGCCGACGCAGACGGTCGGCGCGGCGCCGGCCCGCGGCTTTGCCAAGGTGCAGCATGTCGTTCCGATGCTGTCGCTCGGCAACGCGTTCAGCGACGAGGATGTCACCGAATTCGTCGAACGTATCAGGCGCTTTCTCAAGCTGGATGCCGACCATATTCCGGCGCTGGTCGCTGAACCGAAGATCGACGGCCTGTCGCTCTCGCTGCGCTATGAAAATGGCGAATTGGTCCGGGCCGCGACGCGTGGCGACGGCTTCACCGGCGAGGATGTCACCGCCAACGTCCGGACCATCAAGGACATCCCGCACACCCTGAAGGGACGCAACGTTCCGGCAGCCTGCGAAATGCGCGGCGAAGTCTATATGCTCAAGAAGGACTTCCTCGAGCTGAACAAGAAGCAGGCCGCGGCCGACGACACGGTGTTTGCCAATCCGCGCAATTCGGCCGCGGGTTCGCTGCGTCAGAAGGACGTGTCGATCACCGCGTCACGACCGCTGAAATTCTTCGCCTACACATGGGGCGAGATGAGCGAGCCGCCCGCCGACACCCAGCACGGCATGCTTGAGTGGATGGACAGAGCAGGCTTCGTGGTCAATCCGTTGATCACGCTCTGCAAGAGCGTCGACGATGTCCTGAAATTCTACAACAAGATCGGCGAGGAGCGGGCCTCGCTCGGCTACGACATCGACGGCGTGGTCTACAAGGTCGACCGCCTCGACTGGCAGGAGCGGCTCGGCTTCGTGTCGCGCAGCCCGCGCTGGGCCATCGCACACAAATTCGCAGCCGAACAGGCGACGACAATTCTCAAGGGCATCGATATCCAGGTGGGGCGCACCGGAGCGATGACGCCGGTCGCGCGGCTCGAGCCGGTGACGGTCGGTGGCGTCGTGGTTTCGAACGCGACCCTGCACAACGAGGACTACATCAAGGGCATCGGCAACGACGGCAATCCGATCCGGGATGGCGTCGATCTGCGCATCGACGACACCGTCGTGGTGCAGCGCGCCGGCGACGTCATCCCCCAGGTCGTCAATGTCGTTCTGGACAAGCGGCCCAAGAGTGCAAAGCCGTACAAGTTTCCGGACACTTGCCCGGTGTGCGGCAGTCACGCGATCCGCGAGGAGGGCGAGGCGGTGCGCCGCTGCACCGGCGCGCTGATCTGTCCGGCGCAGGCGGTCGAGCGGCTGAAGCATTTCGTGTCGCGCCTTGCCTTCGATATCGATGGTCTCGGCGAGAAGCAGATCCAGGAGTTCTACGAGGACGGACTGGTGATGTCGCCGGTCGACATCTTCACGCTTCGCGAGCGGGACCAACGTTCGACCAGCAAATTGATGGAGCGCGAAGGCTACGGCGAAACTTCGGTGCGCAACCTGTTCGACGCGATCGACGCCCGCCGCAACATCGACCTGCACCGCTTGATCTTTGCGCTCGGCATTCGCCATGTCGGCGAAGGCAATGCCAAGCTGCTGGCGCGGCACTACCACACGATCGAGAATTTCCGTGAGGCGATGCTGGCCGCCGCCAAAGGCAGCACGGACGAGGAGAACACCACCGAGGCCTACCAGGACCTCAACGATATCGATGGCATCGGCGAGATCGTCGCGGATGCGGTGGTCGAGTTCTTTGCCGAGCCGCGCAACGTCAAGGCGCTCGGTGAATTGCTGCAGCAGATCGAGGTCAAGCCCGCCGAGCAGCCGCGCAAGAGCTCGCCGGTCTCGGACAAGACCGTGGTGTTCACCGGGTCGCTGACGAAGTTCACCCGCGACGAAGCCAAGGCGATGGCCGAGCGGCTCGGCGCCAAGGTCGCGGGGTCGGTTTCAAAAAAGACGGATTACGTCGTCGCCGGCGAAGAGGCCGGGTCAAAGCTGACCAAGGCGCGCGAGCTTGGTGTTGCGGTGCTGACCGAAGACGAGTGGCTGAAGCTGATCGAGGAGTAG
- a CDS encoding multidrug effflux MFS transporter, whose protein sequence is MHGVMGKPPGAAQDKIRDNTKDNIATSKVMLLMLVVMTGVAPISLYMLVPALPVLATTFGRDIGIAQMTVSLYMVGIALSQLIMGPLSDKFGRRPVLLAGLGLMVVAGIGSDFAETLPQLIAARFFQALGGASGMVISRAIIRDLYPRERVGAMISLVVAALMIAQMVSPLTGGLLETTFGWRAILYLITAASLITTIFIALALPETRRDRTDSSSFRGDLGRLMRSRAFVGYLLCQVLASQIIFAFAGGGPYIVVTQMGRSSAEYGAWFAMTGFGYFIGNLLCVRFAPRHSLEKLIWFGLALQVGGSLLNLIWSFAGLNQAPLWLFGTQMIVMVANAFVMANSAAGAISIRPEAAGTASGAMGFLQQGIGSLISQFGAYLGGHSTTTLPLTSALFAISLACACTMIFVVPRRNVVVSEELIAQAEEDEQGMM, encoded by the coding sequence ATGCACGGCGTGATGGGCAAGCCGCCCGGCGCGGCCCAAGACAAAATCAGAGACAACACTAAAGACAACATCGCGACATCGAAGGTCATGCTGCTGATGCTCGTCGTGATGACGGGCGTCGCGCCGATCTCGCTCTACATGCTGGTTCCAGCGCTGCCGGTGCTGGCGACCACGTTCGGCCGCGACATCGGAATCGCGCAGATGACCGTGTCGCTCTACATGGTCGGCATCGCGCTCTCGCAGCTGATCATGGGACCGCTGTCCGACAAGTTCGGCCGTCGGCCCGTGCTGCTCGCGGGCCTCGGCCTGATGGTCGTGGCCGGCATCGGCTCTGACTTCGCCGAAACCCTGCCGCAACTGATCGCGGCGCGCTTCTTCCAGGCGCTCGGCGGCGCCAGCGGCATGGTGATCAGCCGCGCCATCATCCGCGATCTCTATCCGCGCGAGCGGGTCGGCGCTATGATCAGCCTCGTCGTCGCCGCGCTGATGATCGCGCAGATGGTGAGCCCGCTCACCGGCGGTCTGCTGGAAACCACATTCGGCTGGCGCGCGATCCTCTATCTCATCACCGCAGCGTCGCTGATCACCACGATCTTCATCGCGCTGGCATTGCCCGAAACCCGCCGCGACCGCACCGACAGCTCCAGTTTCCGCGGCGATCTCGGCAGGCTGATGCGAAGCCGCGCCTTCGTCGGCTATCTGCTGTGCCAGGTGCTGGCCTCGCAGATCATCTTCGCCTTCGCCGGCGGCGGTCCCTATATCGTGGTGACCCAGATGGGCCGCAGCAGCGCCGAATATGGCGCGTGGTTCGCGATGACGGGGTTCGGCTACTTCATCGGCAATCTGCTCTGCGTCCGCTTCGCGCCGCGCCACTCGCTGGAGAAGCTGATCTGGTTCGGCCTCGCGCTGCAGGTCGGCGGCAGCCTGTTGAACCTGATCTGGAGTTTCGCCGGGCTGAACCAAGCGCCGCTCTGGCTCTTCGGCACCCAGATGATCGTCATGGTCGCCAATGCCTTCGTGATGGCCAATTCCGCTGCCGGCGCCATCAGCATTCGCCCCGAGGCCGCCGGTACCGCCTCCGGCGCCATGGGCTTCCTGCAGCAGGGCATCGGCTCGCTGATCTCGCAGTTCGGCGCCTATCTCGGCGGCCACTCGACCACGACGCTGCCGCTGACATCGGCGCTCTTCGCGATCTCGCTCGCCTGCGCCTGCACCATGATCTTCGTCGTGCCGCGCCGAAATGTGGTGGTCAGCGAAGAGCTGATCGCGCAGGCCGAGGAGGATGAGCAAGGGATGATGTGA
- a CDS encoding aminopeptidase P family protein: MFEAHFQTFEEPEGGVALTARLSALREELARRKLTGFVVPRADQQQNEYVAASEERLAWLTGFTGSAGLAIVVSKEAALFVDGRYTLQAGKQVDRKAWQVEPLVEPPPEHWLTRHLAAGDRLGFDPWLHTSAAAERLAAACAKAGAELVAVDGNPVDTIWSERPAPPLGPVAIHGAQFSGEIEAEKLKRIRLEIHKLGVDALVLSDSHAVAWTFNIRGADVSHTPLPLSYALVPKEGRPLVFIDHRKLSNATRDHLEQSADVEEPAALTQKLTELAKRGASIALDSATAADALSHLIAGAGGKPVRGSDPVSLLKAVKNLTEIDGTRTAHQRDAVALVRFLAWIDREAPSGHLTEIDTVEALETFRRQTGALKDVSFPTIAGTGPNGAIVHYRVTRKSNRRIEPGDLLLIDSGAQYEDGTTDVTRTIAIGKPTDEMRDRFTRVLRGHIAIARAIFPDGTTGAQLDSFARQHLWQAGIDFEHGTGHGVGSYLSVHEGPARISKLGTTPLKRGMILSNEPGYYKTDAYGIRIENLELVIGTDIAGAEKPVNAFETLTLAPIDRRLIEVSMLSEGELSWLNDYHARVARVVRPHLDDNATKLWLDEATAALK; encoded by the coding sequence ATGTTCGAAGCCCATTTCCAGACGTTCGAAGAGCCCGAAGGCGGCGTGGCGCTGACCGCGCGCTTAAGCGCACTGCGCGAGGAACTGGCGCGGCGCAAGCTGACCGGGTTCGTGGTTCCGCGCGCCGATCAGCAGCAGAATGAGTATGTTGCCGCGTCCGAGGAGCGGCTTGCCTGGCTGACCGGCTTCACCGGATCGGCCGGGCTCGCGATCGTGGTGAGCAAGGAAGCCGCCCTGTTCGTCGACGGGCGCTACACGCTGCAGGCCGGCAAGCAGGTCGATCGCAAGGCCTGGCAGGTCGAGCCGCTGGTCGAGCCGCCGCCGGAGCATTGGCTGACCCGGCATCTGGCAGCCGGCGACCGCCTAGGATTTGACCCTTGGCTGCACACTTCTGCGGCAGCCGAACGGCTGGCGGCGGCCTGCGCCAAGGCCGGCGCCGAACTGGTCGCCGTCGACGGCAACCCGGTCGACACGATCTGGAGCGAGCGGCCGGCGCCGCCGCTCGGCCCGGTCGCGATCCACGGCGCGCAGTTTTCCGGCGAGATCGAGGCCGAGAAGCTGAAGCGCATCCGGCTCGAGATCCACAAGCTCGGGGTCGATGCGCTGGTGCTCTCCGACAGCCACGCGGTGGCCTGGACCTTCAACATCCGCGGCGCCGACGTCTCGCATACGCCGCTGCCGCTGTCCTACGCGCTGGTGCCGAAGGAAGGCCGGCCGCTGGTGTTCATCGATCACCGCAAGCTGTCCAACGCGACCCGCGACCATCTCGAACAGTCCGCCGATGTCGAGGAGCCGGCAGCGCTGACGCAGAAGCTCACCGAGCTCGCCAAGCGCGGCGCCTCGATCGCACTCGACAGCGCGACCGCGGCCGACGCGTTGAGCCACCTGATCGCCGGCGCCGGCGGCAAGCCGGTGCGCGGCAGCGATCCGGTCAGCCTGCTGAAGGCGGTCAAGAACCTCACCGAGATCGACGGCACGCGCACCGCGCACCAGCGCGACGCGGTGGCGCTCGTGCGCTTCCTCGCCTGGATCGACCGCGAGGCGCCCTCCGGCCACCTCACCGAGATCGACACCGTCGAGGCGCTGGAGACCTTCCGCCGCCAGACCGGCGCGCTGAAGGACGTCTCGTTCCCGACCATTGCCGGCACCGGGCCGAACGGCGCCATCGTGCATTATCGCGTGACGCGCAAGAGCAACCGCCGCATCGAGCCCGGCGATCTGCTGCTGATCGATTCCGGCGCGCAATATGAGGACGGCACCACCGACGTCACCCGCACCATCGCGATCGGCAAGCCGACCGACGAGATGCGCGACCGCTTCACCCGCGTGCTGCGCGGCCATATCGCGATCGCCCGCGCGATCTTCCCCGACGGCACCACCGGCGCGCAGCTCGACAGCTTCGCGCGGCAACATCTCTGGCAGGCCGGGATCGATTTCGAGCACGGCACCGGCCACGGCGTCGGCAGCTATCTCAGCGTCCATGAAGGACCGGCGCGGATCTCCAAGCTCGGCACCACGCCGCTGAAGCGCGGCATGATCCTGTCCAACGAGCCCGGCTACTACAAGACCGACGCCTACGGCATCAGGATCGAGAACCTCGAGCTGGTGATCGGCACCGACATTGCCGGCGCCGAGAAGCCGGTCAACGCATTCGAGACGCTGACGCTGGCGCCGATCGATCGCCGCCTGATCGAGGTCAGCATGCTGAGCGAAGGCGAATTGAGCTGGCTCAACGACTACCATGCCCGCGTCGCGCGTGTGGTTCGCCCGCATCTCGACGACAACGCCACCAAGCTGTGGCTGGACGAGGCGACGGCGGCGCTGAAGTAG
- a CDS encoding 50S ribosomal protein L11 methyltransferase: protein MTPSTHRASITLSDESTAKRVVDALSELFFEDQAAFAAFERPDGRWDVTVHFAEPPDQTLLRELVGQAVRPDVASTLVFDTIEAKDWVKASLEDLVPVAAGRFIVHGQHDRHRIPPNKLGIEIEAALAFGTGHHGTTRGCLLLLDHVLKADQPRRVLDLGTGTGVLGIAAAKAQHRKVLASDIDPPSVKVAAENARLNGAGHLVDVIRATGFASPRFAEDGPFDLVLANILANPLRQLAGPMARHLASSAQVILSGLLTHQAPAVIAAYRARGLVPLRHLKIEGWSSLLLRSVR, encoded by the coding sequence ATGACCCCGTCCACACACCGTGCCAGCATCACCCTTTCGGACGAATCGACCGCAAAACGCGTGGTCGACGCGCTTTCAGAGCTGTTTTTCGAGGATCAGGCGGCTTTTGCGGCCTTTGAGCGGCCGGACGGCCGCTGGGATGTCACCGTCCATTTTGCGGAGCCGCCGGACCAAACCTTGTTGCGCGAGCTGGTCGGACAGGCTGTGCGGCCCGATGTCGCATCAACTTTGGTATTTGACACCATCGAGGCGAAGGACTGGGTCAAGGCCAGCCTGGAAGATCTGGTCCCGGTCGCGGCCGGCCGGTTTATCGTCCATGGCCAGCATGACCGGCACAGGATACCGCCGAACAAGCTCGGGATCGAGATCGAGGCGGCGCTCGCCTTCGGCACCGGCCATCACGGCACCACGCGCGGCTGCCTGCTGCTGCTCGACCACGTGCTGAAGGCCGATCAGCCCCGCCGGGTGCTCGATCTCGGCACCGGGACCGGCGTGCTGGGGATCGCCGCCGCCAAGGCGCAGCATCGCAAGGTGCTGGCGAGCGACATCGACCCGCCGTCGGTCAAGGTCGCCGCCGAGAATGCCCGGCTGAATGGGGCAGGACATCTGGTCGATGTGATCCGTGCCACGGGCTTTGCATCGCCGCGGTTTGCCGAGGACGGGCCGTTCGATCTGGTACTCGCCAACATCCTCGCCAATCCGCTGCGCCAGCTGGCGGGGCCGATGGCCCGGCACCTCGCATCGTCGGCGCAGGTCATCCTCTCGGGCCTGCTGACGCATCAGGCTCCGGCGGTCATTGCCGCCTATCGCGCCCGCGGGCTGGTGCCGCTGCGGCATCTGAAGATCGAGGGCTGGAGCAGCCTGCTGCTGCGCTCGGTCAGGTGA
- a CDS encoding Flp family type IVb pilin, protein MKTLFVRFLKNESGATAIEYGLIATGIAIAIIAAVNGVGTNLSGTFNTVASSLK, encoded by the coding sequence ATGAAGACTCTTTTCGTTAGGTTTTTGAAGAACGAATCCGGCGCGACCGCTATCGAATACGGACTGATTGCGACCGGCATCGCCATCGCCATCATCGCTGCGGTGAATGGCGTCGGCACGAACTTGAGCGGGACGTTCAACACTGTCGCCAGCTCGCTCAAGTAA
- a CDS encoding NAD(P)/FAD-dependent oxidoreductase, giving the protein MSNHEVDVVIIGAGHNGLTCAAYLAMAGLKVRVVERRKVVGGAAVTEEFCPGFRNSVAAYTVSLLNPQIISDLKLAEHGLKIVERRAQNFLPAPDGSCLLTGEGRTQQSVERLSQRDAATIGVFSGELEAIADVLRQFVLRAPPNLVEGFSLGAVSEAFNALGTANILRRLSLEQQRNLLDLFTRSAGEMLDERFENDLVKALFGFDAIVGNYASPYAAGSAYVMLHHAFGEVNGKKGVWGHAIGGMGAITQAMASAARGHGAEIETDAGVREVIVEKDRATGVILDNGATVRAKYIVSNVNPKLLYTRLVPEGALASEFRTRIGRWQNGSGTFRMNVALGALPSFTTLPGPGDHLTAGIIIAPGLGYMDRAWRDAREFGWSRAPVVEVLIPSTLDDSLSPPGQHVASLFCQHVAPQLPDGKSWDDHREEVADLMIATVDDYAPGFADSVIGRQILSPLDLERQFGLLGGDIFHGALTLNQLFSARPMLGHADYRGPLRGLYHCGSGAHPGGGVTGAPGHNAARSVLADHRALFA; this is encoded by the coding sequence ATGTCCAATCATGAAGTCGACGTCGTCATCATCGGTGCGGGGCACAACGGCCTCACCTGCGCGGCCTATCTCGCGATGGCCGGGCTCAAGGTCAGGGTCGTCGAGCGCCGCAAGGTGGTGGGCGGCGCCGCCGTCACCGAAGAATTTTGTCCGGGCTTCCGCAATTCGGTCGCGGCCTACACGGTGAGCCTGCTCAATCCGCAAATCATCTCCGACCTGAAACTTGCCGAGCACGGCCTCAAGATCGTCGAACGCCGCGCGCAGAACTTCCTCCCCGCACCCGACGGCAGTTGCCTGCTGACCGGCGAAGGCCGCACCCAGCAGTCGGTGGAGAGACTGAGCCAGCGGGATGCGGCAACGATCGGCGTGTTCTCCGGGGAACTCGAAGCCATCGCCGACGTGCTGCGCCAGTTCGTGCTGCGCGCGCCGCCGAACCTCGTCGAAGGCTTTAGCCTCGGCGCGGTGAGCGAGGCCTTCAACGCGCTTGGCACCGCCAACATCCTGCGCCGGCTGTCGCTCGAGCAGCAGCGCAATCTGCTCGACCTGTTCACCCGCTCGGCCGGCGAGATGCTCGACGAGCGTTTCGAGAACGACCTCGTCAAGGCGCTGTTCGGCTTCGACGCCATCGTCGGCAATTATGCCAGCCCCTACGCGGCCGGCTCGGCCTATGTGATGCTGCACCATGCGTTCGGCGAGGTGAACGGCAAGAAGGGCGTCTGGGGCCACGCGATCGGCGGCATGGGCGCGATCACCCAGGCGATGGCAAGCGCCGCGCGCGGCCATGGTGCCGAGATCGAAACCGACGCCGGTGTCCGCGAGGTGATCGTCGAGAAGGATCGCGCCACCGGCGTCATCCTCGACAATGGCGCGACGGTGCGCGCCAAATATATCGTCTCCAACGTCAACCCGAAGCTGCTCTACACGCGCCTGGTGCCGGAGGGCGCACTGGCAAGCGAATTCCGCACGCGCATCGGGCGATGGCAGAACGGCTCCGGCACGTTCAGGATGAATGTGGCGCTCGGCGCCCTGCCCTCGTTCACCACGCTGCCCGGCCCGGGCGATCACCTCACTGCGGGCATCATCATCGCGCCTGGTCTCGGCTACATGGATCGCGCCTGGCGCGACGCGCGTGAATTCGGCTGGAGCCGCGCGCCGGTCGTCGAGGTGCTGATCCCCTCGACGCTCGACGACAGTTTGAGCCCGCCGGGTCAACATGTCGCGAGCCTGTTCTGCCAGCACGTCGCGCCGCAACTGCCGGACGGCAAATCATGGGACGACCATCGCGAGGAGGTCGCTGACCTGATGATCGCAACCGTCGATGACTACGCCCCCGGCTTCGCGGACAGTGTGATCGGCCGCCAGATCCTGTCGCCGCTCGACCTCGAGCGGCAGTTCGGCCTACTCGGCGGCGACATCTTTCATGGCGCGCTGACGCTGAACCAGCTGTTCTCGGCGCGTCCCATGCTCGGCCATGCCGACTACCGCGGACCGCTGCGCGGTCTCTACCATTGCGGTTCCGGGGCTCATCCAGGCGGCGGGGTCACCGGCGCCCCCGGCCACAACGCCGCGCGGTCCGTCCTCGCCGATCATCGCGCGCTGTTCGCATAG
- a CDS encoding fused MFS/spermidine synthase, with protein sequence MSSEPSASRNRLVLVVYTAAIFVSALLLFSVQPLFTKMVLPRLGGSPAVWSVAMVFFQSLLLGGYAYAHLLMKLNNRIIPIVVHLVLLAVALLTLPLSIKSGWGEPPTSGYAVWLLGLFAVSIGLPFFALAANNPLLQAWFVRTGHSNGPDPYFLYASSNIGSFLALLSYPVLLEPMFTLRTQNLIWTGGYGLLIVLIASCGVLLLRSPAYAAARDAQGDDANALAPSWSRRARWIFLAAVPSGLLIAVTAHISTDVAAAPLLWVLPLSLYLLTWVLVFQSRPLLPHKWMLLAQPLAIAGVVILLAVGGEQNLLLTLGGHQLCFFIIAMACHGELARTRPAAKYLTGFYVALSFGGMVGGLFAGLIAPFTFSWIAEYPILLALAALCRPRGGAERLPRWSAWYWPFLAMLAVALIAPSYSAGDIFNWFDDHRVWVIGAVGVLSALLALALNANRWKIFATVAVALVVLRTYPSDDGRVETVRSFFGVHKIVVTPNGQYHVLMHGTTIHGAEKFKNDDGTPVSGKPEPISYYHKDGGIGQAITAMRERKGTPLKVAVIGLGSGTLTCALAPGEDWRFFEIDQSMVDTARDPKYFTYIQSCEPNLKPVIGDARLTFAKEPDGVYDLIIVDAYSSDAIPIHLATEEAMAIYKEKLAPQGAVVMHVSNRHLELASVVVGIADANDMKSWVYSEDSGRDNEYIFSTSVVVSAREEEDVGKLASSDVWTETDANDKQRVWTDDYSNVLGAVYRRLRDGEQ encoded by the coding sequence ATGTCGTCTGAGCCGTCCGCCTCGCGTAACCGGCTGGTGCTGGTTGTCTACACCGCCGCGATCTTCGTCAGCGCGCTGTTGCTGTTCTCGGTGCAGCCGTTGTTCACCAAGATGGTGTTGCCGCGGCTCGGCGGCTCGCCGGCGGTATGGTCGGTGGCAATGGTGTTTTTCCAGTCGCTGCTGCTCGGCGGCTACGCCTATGCGCATCTGCTGATGAAGCTGAACAACCGCATCATTCCGATCGTGGTGCATCTCGTGCTGCTCGCCGTCGCGCTGCTGACATTGCCGCTCTCGATCAAAAGCGGCTGGGGCGAGCCGCCGACCTCGGGCTACGCGGTCTGGCTGCTCGGCCTGTTCGCGGTGTCGATCGGCCTGCCGTTCTTCGCGCTCGCCGCCAACAATCCGCTGCTGCAGGCCTGGTTCGTGCGCACCGGACACTCCAATGGCCCCGACCCGTATTTTCTCTATGCGTCCTCGAACATCGGCAGCTTCCTGGCGCTGCTGTCCTATCCGGTGCTGCTCGAGCCGATGTTCACGTTGCGCACCCAGAATCTGATCTGGACCGGCGGCTATGGGCTGCTGATCGTCCTGATCGCAAGCTGTGGCGTGCTGCTGTTGCGGTCGCCGGCCTATGCCGCCGCACGCGACGCGCAAGGTGATGATGCCAATGCGTTGGCGCCGTCCTGGTCGCGGCGGGCGCGCTGGATCTTCCTGGCTGCCGTGCCGTCCGGCCTGCTGATCGCAGTGACGGCGCATATCTCGACCGACGTTGCGGCCGCTCCCTTGCTGTGGGTGCTGCCGCTGTCGCTGTATCTGTTGACCTGGGTGCTGGTGTTCCAGTCGCGGCCGCTGCTGCCGCACAAATGGATGCTGCTGGCGCAGCCGCTGGCGATTGCCGGCGTGGTGATCCTGCTCGCGGTCGGCGGCGAGCAGAACCTGCTCCTTACGCTCGGCGGCCATCAGCTCTGCTTCTTCATCATCGCGATGGCCTGTCATGGCGAGCTCGCGCGCACCCGCCCCGCGGCGAAATATCTCACCGGCTTCTATGTCGCGCTGTCGTTCGGCGGCATGGTCGGCGGCCTGTTCGCGGGGCTCATCGCGCCGTTCACCTTCTCGTGGATCGCCGAATATCCGATCCTGCTGGCGCTCGCGGCGCTGTGCCGTCCGCGCGGCGGCGCGGAGCGGCTGCCGCGCTGGAGCGCCTGGTACTGGCCGTTCCTTGCGATGCTGGCGGTGGCGCTGATCGCGCCGAGTTATTCGGCCGGCGACATCTTCAACTGGTTCGACGACCACCGGGTGTGGGTGATCGGCGCGGTCGGTGTGCTTTCGGCGCTGCTCGCGCTCGCACTGAATGCCAATCGCTGGAAGATCTTCGCCACCGTCGCCGTCGCGCTGGTGGTGCTGCGCACCTATCCATCCGACGACGGCCGCGTCGAAACCGTGCGCAGCTTCTTCGGCGTGCACAAGATCGTGGTGACGCCGAACGGGCAGTATCACGTGCTGATGCACGGCACCACGATCCATGGCGCCGAGAAGTTCAAGAACGACGACGGCACGCCGGTCAGCGGAAAGCCGGAGCCGATCAGCTACTATCACAAGGACGGCGGCATCGGGCAGGCCATCACCGCAATGCGCGAGCGCAAGGGTACGCCGCTGAAAGTGGCTGTCATCGGGCTCGGCTCGGGAACGCTGACCTGCGCCTTGGCCCCCGGCGAGGACTGGCGATTCTTCGAGATCGACCAGTCGATGGTCGATACCGCGCGCGACCCGAAATACTTCACCTACATCCAGAGCTGCGAGCCGAACCTGAAGCCTGTGATCGGCGACGCGCGGCTGACCTTCGCCAAGGAGCCGGACGGCGTCTACGATCTCATCATCGTCGACGCCTATTCGTCGGACGCGATCCCGATCCATCTCGCGACCGAGGAGGCGATGGCGATCTACAAGGAGAAGCTGGCGCCGCAGGGCGCGGTCGTGATGCACGTCTCCAACCGGCATCTTGAACTTGCCAGCGTCGTGGTCGGCATCGCCGATGCCAACGACATGAAAAGCTGGGTCTATAGCGAGGATTCCGGGCGCGACAACGAATACATTTTCTCGACCTCGGTCGTGGTCTCCGCGCGCGAGGAGGAGGACGTCGGCAAGCTCGCATCATCTGACGTCTGGACCGAGACCGACGCCAACGACAAGCAGCGGGTCTGGACCGACGATTATTCGAACGTGCTGGGCGCGGTCTACCGGCGCCTGCGCGACGGCGAGCAGTAG
- a CDS encoding TetR/AcrR family transcriptional regulator — MNPMISTSERILDVAQSLIVAGGYNGFSYADISDAIGIRKASIHHHFPTKAELVSALVDRYRQQTELGLKSLLEQSASPADQLQSYVSFWQTCIRDATLPFCVCAMLAGEMPMLPDEVASRVRAHFHHLARWLTSVLQAGAEQRLFRLDKRPEDEAQTLMASVHGAMLSARAFNDPELFTAIVSSEIAKLLDR, encoded by the coding sequence ATGAACCCAATGATTTCGACTTCAGAGCGGATTCTCGACGTCGCGCAGTCCCTGATCGTGGCGGGCGGCTATAACGGGTTCAGCTATGCCGACATCTCGGATGCGATCGGCATCAGGAAGGCCAGCATCCACCATCACTTCCCGACCAAGGCCGAGCTGGTTTCGGCGCTGGTCGATCGCTACCGGCAGCAGACCGAGCTGGGGCTGAAGTCCCTGCTGGAGCAGTCCGCGAGCCCGGCCGACCAACTGCAGTCCTATGTGAGCTTCTGGCAGACGTGCATTCGAGATGCCACGCTGCCGTTCTGCGTCTGCGCGATGCTTGCCGGCGAGATGCCGATGTTGCCGGACGAGGTCGCATCGCGCGTCCGCGCCCATTTCCATCATCTTGCGCGATGGCTTACGTCGGTGCTGCAGGCTGGCGCAGAGCAGCGCCTGTTCCGGCTGGACAAGCGGCCCGAAGATGAGGCCCAAACGCTGATGGCGTCGGTTCACGGAGCCATGCTCTCTGCGCGGGCTTTCAACGACCCCGAACTGTTCACTGCGATCGTCAGCTCAGAGATCGCGAAGCTGCTGGACCGCTAG